In the genome of Candidatus Omnitrophota bacterium, one region contains:
- a CDS encoding DUF3108 domain-containing protein, with protein sequence MKKIILLILAFGFVIAVFNYRANSDIPGIIDKLNAPINKAQSSDLAYKVYLFNLIPIAEAVVKSPKAETYSGKKALHLAMEAATTQNIAFLFKGNVKLDSYLDPKTGNPVYFRQELFTSNHGQKIKEVYYDQAAGVMALNGVRRVIFPDTQDFLSLVYGMGKFDFTKNPRCKFYINTNQKNYVFLGAAALKPVRKGRKTYDLLNLQAQIRREDKNNPYHRTNLGVYMFEGVPVYIRVVASGILITARLYDIRQ encoded by the coding sequence ATGAAGAAAATTATTCTATTAATTTTAGCCTTCGGGTTTGTCATCGCGGTTTTTAATTATCGTGCCAACAGCGATATTCCAGGCATTATTGATAAGCTTAATGCGCCGATTAATAAAGCGCAAAGCAGTGATTTGGCCTATAAAGTGTACTTATTTAATTTAATTCCCATCGCCGAGGCTGTAGTTAAAAGCCCAAAGGCAGAAACATATTCCGGGAAGAAAGCGCTGCATCTTGCGATGGAGGCGGCGACAACGCAAAATATCGCGTTTCTTTTTAAAGGCAATGTGAAACTTGATTCTTATCTTGATCCCAAAACCGGAAATCCGGTTTATTTCCGTCAGGAGTTATTTACCAGCAATCATGGGCAAAAGATCAAAGAGGTTTATTATGACCAGGCCGCAGGGGTTATGGCCTTAAACGGGGTCAGGCGCGTGATTTTTCCTGATACGCAGGATTTTCTTTCGCTTGTTTATGGGATGGGGAAGTTTGATTTTACCAAGAATCCGCGGTGTAAGTTTTATATTAATACCAACCAGAAAAACTACGTTTTTTTGGGTGCCGCAGCGTTAAAGCCTGTCCGGAAGGGAAGAAAAACTTATGATCTGCTAAACCTGCAGGCGCAGATAAGAAGAGAAGACAAAAATAATCCATACCATAGGACAAACCTCGGTGTTTATATGTTTGAAGGCGTGCCAGTTTATATAAGGGTTGTTGCCTCCGGGATATTAATAACCGCAAGACTATATGATATAAGGCAATGA
- a CDS encoding helix-turn-helix domain-containing protein translates to MNISKYFWNLNQETLKQAAGALKDKNNPKFIPRAVDLLSRCQKPKEVFAIIHKQDFVDTWPKINTYWRKYGQNSDFRNWWQAVYEQIVGQDDSKRMPKGSVPFFYLKIGNLIREARISAGWSQKILALKTGMRQPDISKIEEGRKNITLWTLARLCAVLGIKKIEL, encoded by the coding sequence ATGAACATTTCAAAATATTTCTGGAATTTAAACCAGGAAACCTTAAAGCAAGCAGCTGGCGCGTTGAAAGACAAAAATAACCCGAAATTCATACCGCGCGCAGTTGATCTTCTTTCGCGCTGTCAAAAGCCGAAAGAAGTCTTTGCTATTATACATAAACAAGACTTTGTTGATACTTGGCCTAAGATAAATACTTATTGGAGAAAATACGGGCAGAATAGCGACTTTAGGAATTGGTGGCAGGCTGTTTATGAGCAGATTGTGGGGCAAGATGATTCTAAGCGGATGCCAAAAGGGTCTGTACCCTTTTTCTATCTAAAGATAGGCAATCTGATTAGAGAGGCAAGAATATCTGCTGGTTGGAGCCAAAAAATATTGGCCCTTAAAACAGGGATGCGTCAGCCGGATATTTCCAAGATTGAAGAAGGCAGGAAGAATATTACATTATGGACGCTTGCCCGGCTGTGTGCCGTGCTTGGCATTAAAAAAATCGAACTTTAA
- a CDS encoding mannose-1-phosphate guanylyltransferase/mannose-6-phosphate isomerase has translation MNYAVILAGGVGSRFWPFSRQLEPKQFMQIIGDKSLIQATVLRLNGIVPAENIYIVTNKAYGYEVRRQLEKFKMLPQNIILEPQGKNTASAIGLCAKLILAKDKNANLIVLPADHYISGMNGFKFTIKQALEAARKDFLVTIGIKPKYPAAGYGYIKVSYQLSAISRQLYKVEKFLEKPPLDKAKIYFKDKRFFWNSGIFVWKAQVFYEQIKRYLPGLHKTLEKINSQEDIAVYWGEIHPVSVDYGIMEHAKNIALVKAEFSWTDLGSWDALQQVFQKNKKGNIYQADCMDFDSRGICVFSRSNRLISTIGLENLIIADTPDALLICDRNKAEDVKKVVDSLQKKGRNEHIAHLTDKRPWGEYTVLHGAAGFKIKLIEISAKKRLSLQSHKHRAEHWVVVSGVAKVTSDSAVRIVRSNQSIYIPKGVKHRLENPQNCPLKIVEVQTGAYLEEDDIKRFQDDFKR, from the coding sequence ATGAATTACGCCGTGATACTTGCTGGAGGGGTAGGAAGCCGTTTTTGGCCGTTTAGCCGGCAGCTTGAGCCTAAACAATTTATGCAGATTATAGGCGACAAAAGCCTTATTCAGGCTACGGTTTTACGCCTGAATGGTATTGTTCCGGCGGAAAATATATATATTGTCACTAATAAGGCTTATGGTTATGAGGTTAGACGCCAGCTTGAGAAATTTAAGATGCTCCCGCAGAACATTATTCTTGAGCCGCAAGGAAAGAATACCGCTTCCGCAATAGGATTATGCGCCAAGCTTATTTTGGCAAAGGATAAAAACGCTAATTTGATTGTTTTACCGGCAGATCATTATATATCCGGGATGAATGGATTTAAATTTACCATTAAACAGGCTTTAGAAGCGGCAAGAAAAGACTTTTTGGTTACTATCGGCATTAAGCCTAAATATCCGGCGGCCGGATACGGGTACATAAAGGTCAGCTATCAGCTATCAGCTATCAGCCGTCAGCTTTATAAGGTGGAGAAATTTCTGGAGAAGCCGCCTTTAGATAAAGCGAAAATATATTTTAAGGATAAACGATTCTTTTGGAATAGCGGGATTTTTGTTTGGAAGGCGCAAGTTTTTTATGAACAAATCAAGAGATATTTGCCTGGTTTGCACAAAACACTTGAGAAAATAAATTCTCAAGAAGATATTGCAGTTTATTGGGGAGAAATTCATCCGGTTTCTGTGGATTATGGGATCATGGAGCATGCCAAAAATATCGCTTTAGTTAAGGCTGAATTTTCCTGGACGGATTTAGGCAGTTGGGACGCATTGCAGCAGGTCTTTCAGAAAAATAAAAAAGGCAATATCTATCAGGCTGATTGTATGGATTTTGACAGCCGCGGTATTTGTGTTTTTAGCCGCAGCAACCGCCTGATCTCTACCATAGGCCTGGAGAATTTAATTATCGCCGATACCCCAGATGCGCTTCTTATCTGCGACAGAAATAAGGCTGAAGATGTAAAGAAAGTCGTTGATAGCCTGCAAAAGAAAGGGCGCAACGAGCATATCGCTCATCTGACCGATAAGAGGCCATGGGGAGAGTATACTGTTTTGCATGGCGCCGCCGGTTTTAAGATTAAGCTTATTGAGATCTCTGCTAAAAAACGTTTGAGTTTGCAAAGCCATAAGCACAGGGCAGAGCATTGGGTGGTTGTTTCAGGAGTTGCCAAAGTTACAAGCGATAGCGCCGTGCGCATCGTAAGAAGCAATCAAAGTATTTATATCCCCAAAGGCGTTAAACATCGTTTGGAAAATCCGCAGAACTGCCCGCTTAAAATCGTGGAAGTGCAGACCGGGGCATATCTTGAAGAAGATGATATCAAGCGTTTCCAGGATGATTTTAAAAGATGA
- a CDS encoding glycosyltransferase family 2 protein: MPYLSVIVPVYNESATVRQILDKINQLPMDKEIIAVDDGSTDNTHKVLNEIKYPELQVIHHANNRGKGQAVLTGLSHAQGEFVIIQDADLEYDPADYFKLIQQIKQTNADIVLGARFTQGHSGLHVHRLGNRFLTGLLNFLFGSNLNDYATCYKIARKEVFSSLSLKATGFDFDVEMICKALKKKLKISEVAVQYFPRTYKEGKKIRWHDGLWAIFYLIKYRITG, translated from the coding sequence ATGCCATACCTGTCAGTTATAGTCCCGGTGTATAATGAGTCAGCCACTGTTAGGCAAATCCTGGATAAAATCAATCAACTGCCTATGGATAAGGAAATCATCGCGGTTGATGACGGCTCAACAGACAATACGCACAAGGTGTTAAACGAAATAAAATATCCTGAACTGCAGGTTATTCATCACGCGAATAACCGCGGCAAGGGGCAAGCCGTTTTGACTGGTTTGTCTCACGCGCAGGGAGAATTCGTGATTATCCAGGACGCGGATCTGGAATATGACCCGGCGGATTATTTTAAGCTTATTCAGCAGATAAAACAGACTAACGCTGATATTGTCTTGGGGGCAAGATTTACGCAAGGCCATTCAGGGTTGCATGTGCATCGCCTGGGGAACCGGTTCTTGACCGGACTGCTGAATTTTCTTTTTGGAAGCAATCTTAATGACTATGCCACCTGTTACAAAATCGCCAGAAAAGAAGTATTCAGTTCTTTAAGCTTAAAGGCCACGGGTTTTGATTTTGATGTGGAAATGATCTGCAAGGCGCTTAAGAAGAAACTGAAGATATCGGAAGTGGCGGTACAGTATTTTCCCAGGACATATAAAGAGGGCAAGAAGATACGCTGGCATGATGGATTGTGGGCGATATTTTATTTAATAAAATACAGAATAACGGGGTGA
- a CDS encoding glycosyltransferase, producing MKLSIIVPVYNEEENICEVIAKIEETVKIPHELLIVNDHSSDKTGELALSLLKDYQNLSVVDNITDKGFANALRFGFKSAKGDVFLPVMGDLCDDLNDIAQLYEKIKQGFDIACGSRYIHSGARKGGSAFKAFLSSFAGVSTRFLIGIPTSDITNAFKMYRKEVIDSITTYSRGFEISMEIPLKAYFMGYKITQIPTAWNERTKGKSNFKVFKLMPAYLKLYFWAITRRIKG from the coding sequence ATGAAGTTATCCATAATTGTCCCAGTTTACAACGAGGAAGAAAATATTTGCGAGGTTATTGCCAAGATTGAAGAAACCGTGAAAATACCGCACGAGCTGTTGATAGTTAACGACCACTCAAGCGATAAAACCGGTGAATTGGCTTTAAGTTTGCTTAAAGATTATCAAAACCTCTCGGTAGTGGATAATATCACGGATAAAGGTTTTGCTAATGCTTTAAGGTTTGGTTTTAAAAGCGCTAAGGGGGATGTGTTTTTGCCGGTGATGGGAGATCTGTGCGATGATTTAAATGATATTGCGCAGTTATATGAAAAAATAAAACAGGGTTTTGATATCGCCTGCGGCTCAAGGTATATCCATTCAGGCGCGCGCAAAGGGGGCTCGGCGTTTAAGGCGTTTTTATCTTCCTTTGCCGGGGTATCCACGCGTTTTCTTATCGGAATTCCCACTTCTGATATAACTAACGCCTTTAAGATGTATAGAAAAGAAGTAATAGACAGCATTACTACTTATTCCCGGGGTTTTGAGATATCCATGGAAATTCCGCTCAAGGCGTATTTTATGGGCTACAAAATCACGCAGATCCCTACAGCCTGGAATGAAAGGACCAAAGGAAAATCAAATTTTAAAGTCTTTAAACTAATGCCTGCGTATTTAAAGCTTTATTTCTGGGCGATCACAAGGAGAATAAAAGGATAA
- a CDS encoding DUF5989 family protein, producing MGKFTILKEFWMFLRVRKKWWLTPIVVMLLLLGLLIFFSQSSVVAPFIYTLF from the coding sequence ATGGGGAAGTTTACAATATTAAAAGAATTTTGGATGTTTTTAAGAGTACGCAAGAAATGGTGGCTGACCCCGATAGTGGTGATGCTTCTTCTCTTGGGGCTTTTAATCTTTTTCTCGCAATCGTCCGTTGTAGCGCCTTTTATTTATACTTTATTTTAG
- a CDS encoding glycosyltransferase family 9 protein, with amino-acid sequence MPNIICLRNDRFGEFLLSIPAFRALKQLFPGFKLILAVDTVVADIARFIPGVDEVLIWENRKHSLAEVLSFSRELRRKRIGVFAVFNPSKQAHLISFLSAAKVRLGWKRKWDFFLTHKASDQKHAGNKHEIDSNLELVSVLGIKDFDKRLSLNIDTKQADGFLSGIVVHPWTSDQVKQWPLENFRGLIERLLKCCNLPIIIVGGKEQLQEAERVFFGLDKQKVFDYTGKTTLPQLAGILKKSSLLISGDSGPVHLASCVDTPTIAIFRNDIPGKCPLRWGPRASRSAVLEAKSLQDISVEDVLNKAKEFLKI; translated from the coding sequence GTGCCTAATATTATTTGTTTGCGCAATGATCGTTTTGGCGAGTTTCTATTAAGCATCCCGGCGTTTAGGGCGCTAAAACAATTGTTCCCGGGATTTAAGCTTATTTTAGCAGTCGATACTGTTGTTGCGGATATAGCAAGATTTATTCCCGGTGTAGATGAGGTTTTAATCTGGGAGAACAGAAAACATTCTCTGGCCGAAGTTTTGTCTTTCTCAAGAGAATTGCGCCGCAAAAGAATAGGAGTTTTTGCGGTGTTTAATCCTTCAAAGCAGGCGCATCTTATTTCTTTTTTATCCGCAGCAAAGGTTCGTTTGGGTTGGAAGCGTAAGTGGGATTTTTTCTTAACCCATAAGGCTTCTGATCAAAAACACGCTGGCAATAAGCATGAGATTGATTCTAACCTTGAGCTGGTTTCGGTCTTGGGGATAAAAGATTTTGATAAGCGCTTGTCCCTTAATATTGACACAAAACAGGCAGATGGGTTTTTATCCGGAATAGTAGTGCATCCCTGGACAAGCGATCAGGTTAAGCAATGGCCGCTTGAAAATTTTCGTGGACTTATTGAACGGTTGCTTAAGTGTTGTAATTTGCCTATAATTATAGTTGGCGGCAAAGAACAGCTTCAAGAGGCAGAAAGAGTATTTTTTGGGCTTGATAAGCAAAAGGTTTTTGATTACACAGGAAAAACTACCCTGCCGCAGTTAGCCGGGATATTAAAGAAAAGCAGCCTTCTTATATCAGGGGATAGCGGGCCGGTGCATCTTGCTTCCTGTGTGGATACTCCCACAATAGCTATTTTTCGCAATGATATTCCCGGGAAATGCCCGCTTCGTTGGGGCCCCAGAGCAAGCCGCAGCGCTGTGTTGGAGGCGAAATCATTGCAAGATATAAGCGTGGAAGATGTTTTAAACAAGGCAAAGGAGTTTCTAAAAATATGA
- a CDS encoding DUF2079 domain-containing protein — MIAFLFSNIVVLTCAVVLSKNILRITNALECGIASFILYSAQIVFTEILLGVFERLTFSNLILVHSGILVLVLACARQKNKRISRIDFPLNKLERFICASIISFLLVKMAVVLLNPPMGWDAINYHLTFPVQWLKNANLNIPVVVGDDPSPTYYPINASLYYFWLILPFKSVFLADAGQFPFWLLSVLLVYKIIRFFKADREVSFYGACLFAVIPNLFRQISIAYVDLMVAGLFLSGLYYLFVLSKEFSFKNTILFAISAGLMIGVKTIALPYAFLLALPYGYICLRNLKKIYLPVIAIGLIFIFGAFSYLRNFIETGNPFYPLNFSLFGKAVFPGVMDMAVYRAHFTSSAYSLKKILFGEGLGLQTVIFILPVVFLAPVFLLFKEKNKNFILGFFSVMPLLFWFVYRYYIPLANLRYLYAFFGISMAWAFYIIWQLKVPIKIIRWAVFVCFLCSFPEMAKKIELVISLVLAAVLFFASFRLRLKKSHYPLILVFILLSLVFAQKYHQKNEFARYRKMVKSSGFWPDATEAWEWLNQNTKTDNIAYTGRPVPFPLYGANFKNNVFYVSVNKIDPVKLHYFPESSYKWGIDFMDMHLSFQQPNNYRGMASYADWLGNLKRRGAGYLFVYSLHQTKQLVFPIEDQWAKAHPENFTLVFDNRETRIYKLNI, encoded by the coding sequence ATGATCGCGTTTTTGTTTTCCAATATTGTTGTTTTAACCTGCGCGGTTGTCTTAAGCAAAAACATTTTAAGAATAACCAATGCGCTGGAATGCGGTATCGCGTCTTTTATATTATATAGCGCGCAAATTGTCTTTACTGAAATTCTATTAGGGGTATTTGAGAGGCTTACCTTTTCTAATCTTATCCTTGTCCACAGCGGCATTTTGGTTTTGGTATTAGCTTGCGCGCGCCAAAAAAATAAGCGCATAAGCCGGATAGATTTTCCGCTTAATAAATTAGAGCGCTTCATTTGCGCCTCAATAATAAGTTTCCTTTTAGTGAAAATGGCTGTTGTTCTGTTAAATCCCCCAATGGGCTGGGATGCGATCAATTATCATTTGACTTTTCCGGTGCAGTGGCTGAAAAACGCCAATCTTAATATCCCGGTTGTTGTGGGTGACGACCCCAGCCCCACATATTATCCGATTAACGCAAGTTTGTATTATTTCTGGTTGATCCTTCCTTTTAAAAGCGTTTTTTTGGCAGATGCCGGGCAGTTTCCATTTTGGCTGTTATCTGTGTTGTTGGTATATAAAATTATCCGTTTCTTCAAGGCGGACAGGGAAGTTTCATTTTATGGGGCGTGTTTGTTCGCGGTTATCCCGAATCTTTTCCGTCAAATAAGTATTGCCTATGTTGATTTGATGGTCGCGGGTTTGTTTTTATCCGGGTTGTATTACCTGTTTGTTTTATCCAAGGAATTTAGCTTTAAGAATACAATCTTATTTGCCATAAGTGCCGGGCTTATGATCGGAGTAAAGACAATAGCGCTTCCTTATGCTTTTCTTTTGGCGCTTCCCTACGGCTATATATGCCTGAGAAACCTTAAGAAAATATATTTGCCCGTGATAGCAATTGGCCTGATATTTATTTTTGGCGCTTTTAGTTATCTGCGCAATTTTATAGAAACCGGTAATCCTTTTTATCCATTGAATTTCTCTTTATTTGGTAAAGCTGTTTTTCCCGGGGTAATGGATATGGCGGTTTACCGCGCGCATTTTACTTCCAGTGCCTATAGTTTAAAGAAAATACTTTTCGGCGAGGGGTTAGGCCTTCAGACCGTTATTTTTATTTTGCCGGTGGTATTTCTTGCTCCGGTATTTTTATTATTCAAAGAGAAGAATAAAAATTTTATCCTGGGGTTTTTCTCGGTAATGCCGTTATTATTCTGGTTTGTTTACCGCTATTATATCCCGTTAGCTAACTTAAGATACCTGTATGCATTCTTTGGGATTAGCATGGCCTGGGCATTTTATATTATATGGCAATTGAAGGTGCCTATAAAAATTATACGTTGGGCGGTTTTTGTTTGTTTTTTATGTTCGTTCCCGGAGATGGCAAAGAAAATCGAACTTGTCATTTCGCTTGTTCTTGCCGCGGTTTTATTTTTCGCAAGCTTCAGGCTAAGGCTTAAGAAATCGCATTATCCGCTTATTTTGGTTTTTATATTGTTGAGCCTTGTTTTTGCTCAAAAATATCACCAGAAAAATGAGTTTGCGCGCTACAGAAAGATGGTGAAATCTTCCGGTTTTTGGCCGGATGCCACAGAGGCGTGGGAATGGTTAAACCAGAATACAAAAACTGATAATATTGCTTATACCGGCAGGCCTGTGCCTTTCCCCTTATACGGGGCTAATTTCAAGAATAATGTTTTTTATGTTTCCGTTAATAAGATTGACCCGGTAAAACTGCATTATTTTCCAGAGAGCAGTTATAAATGGGGGATTGACTTTATGGATATGCATTTAAGTTTTCAACAGCCAAACAATTATCGCGGTATGGCAAGTTATGCTGATTGGCTGGGTAACCTTAAGCGAAGAGGCGCCGGTTATCTTTTTGTCTATTCTTTGCATCAGACAAAACAGCTTGTTTTTCCCATAGAGGACCAATGGGCAAAAGCGCACCCGGAAAATTTTACGCTTGTTTTTGACAATAGAGAAACCCGTATTTATAAATTAAATATATGA
- a CDS encoding SxtJ family membrane protein produces the protein MDIVFDKKTLKNFGLTMAVALAVIFALVFFFHKHINYWLLAISLIFLVLAVVCPFVLKPVYILWMKLAKILSWINTRILLIIMFYLIFTPIGIMIRLLGKDLLERKIDKNSKTYWKKKEKGEFTPESYLHQF, from the coding sequence ATGGATATTGTATTTGATAAGAAGACATTAAAAAATTTCGGCTTAACTATGGCAGTTGCCTTAGCAGTTATTTTTGCCTTGGTTTTTTTCTTTCACAAGCATATCAATTATTGGCTATTAGCGATATCCCTAATTTTTCTTGTTTTAGCGGTAGTTTGCCCTTTTGTTTTAAAGCCGGTTTATATTTTATGGATGAAGCTGGCAAAGATCTTAAGCTGGATAAATACCCGTATCTTGTTGATCATTATGTTTTACCTTATTTTTACACCCATTGGAATAATGATAAGATTGTTGGGCAAGGATTTATTGGAAAGAAAGATTGATAAGAATAGTAAGACTTACTGGAAGAAAAAAGAGAAGGGGGAATTTACCCCTGAAAGTTATTTGCACCAATTTTAA
- a CDS encoding carbamoyltransferase, translating into MNILGISCFYHDSACCLVQDGKIIAAAQEERFTRKKHDFSFPAHALAFCLKYAGISIKDVDLIVFYEKPFIKFERILEASLSYAPLGISQFVQAMPLWLKQKLWIPEIIRQKLEYTGKIAFCGHHEAHAASAFYPSPYQNAAFLTMDGVGEWETASFGTGKGNSLEINSYLRFPHSLGLLYSAFTYFCGFKVNSGEYKLMGLAPYGEPRFACLIRDKLLDLKDDGSFKLNMKYFGFGYGLRMTNSAFDKLFGMLPRKPETKITQDYMDIAASIQQVTEEIMLKMARHVRQVTGQENLCLAGGVSLNCVGNGKILRAGIFKNIWIQPASGDAGGALGAALVGWHNYSGKTRNPESVSDSQKSSLLGTEYAQEEVENFLKTQSVPYHKLDLAQIPEKTADLIINGNIIGWFQGRMEYGPRALGARSIIGDARNTQMQSKMNLKIKYRESFRPFAPTVLSEEAGKWFEMDCESPYMLLVADLKKEKRSGNPLELEKANGFDKLRIERSIVQAVTHVDYSARVQTVKRSDNPLYYDTINAFFKKTGCPVIINTSFNVRGEPLVESPQDAFRCFMRTEMDYLIIGQYLLDKKEQKQMPKDTSWQKEFELD; encoded by the coding sequence ATGAATATATTAGGCATCTCATGTTTTTACCACGATAGCGCCTGCTGTCTTGTGCAGGACGGAAAAATCATTGCCGCCGCGCAGGAAGAGCGTTTTACGCGTAAAAAGCATGATTTTAGTTTCCCTGCCCATGCTTTAGCCTTTTGTTTAAAATACGCCGGTATCTCTATTAAAGACGTGGATTTAATCGTTTTTTATGAGAAGCCCTTCATAAAATTTGAGAGGATTCTTGAAGCTTCGCTTTCTTACGCGCCATTAGGAATAAGTCAATTTGTGCAGGCAATGCCTTTATGGTTAAAACAGAAGCTTTGGATCCCGGAAATTATTCGCCAGAAGCTTGAATATACGGGTAAAATTGCTTTTTGCGGCCATCACGAGGCGCATGCCGCCAGCGCGTTTTATCCCTCGCCCTACCAGAACGCGGCATTTTTGACTATGGACGGGGTTGGGGAGTGGGAGACCGCCAGTTTTGGCACAGGCAAGGGGAATTCTTTAGAGATAAATTCTTATCTTCGTTTTCCGCATTCTTTGGGTTTGTTGTATTCGGCGTTTACTTATTTCTGCGGGTTTAAAGTTAATTCCGGCGAATACAAATTAATGGGGCTGGCCCCATATGGAGAACCCAGGTTTGCCTGTTTAATTAGAGATAAGCTTTTAGATTTAAAAGATGACGGCTCTTTTAAACTGAATATGAAATATTTCGGCTTTGGCTACGGCTTAAGAATGACCAACAGCGCCTTTGATAAGTTATTTGGCATGTTACCGCGAAAGCCCGAAACAAAAATTACCCAAGATTATATGGATATTGCCGCGTCAATCCAGCAGGTTACCGAAGAGATTATGCTTAAAATGGCGCGTCATGTGCGCCAAGTTACCGGGCAAGAGAATCTTTGTTTGGCAGGAGGCGTATCTTTAAATTGTGTCGGTAACGGTAAGATATTACGCGCGGGAATTTTCAAGAATATCTGGATCCAGCCGGCAAGCGGAGACGCTGGGGGCGCATTGGGAGCAGCCTTGGTGGGGTGGCATAATTATTCAGGAAAAACACGTAATCCAGAAAGTGTAAGCGATAGTCAAAAATCGTCTTTATTAGGGACAGAATATGCCCAAGAGGAAGTAGAAAATTTCCTGAAAACTCAAAGTGTGCCTTATCATAAGCTAGATCTTGCGCAAATCCCGGAAAAAACAGCGGATTTAATCATTAACGGCAATATTATTGGCTGGTTTCAGGGCAGGATGGAATATGGGCCAAGGGCCCTTGGCGCAAGAAGCATTATCGGTGATGCCAGAAACACCCAAATGCAGTCTAAAATGAACCTTAAGATTAAATATCGTGAATCTTTTCGTCCATTTGCTCCCACAGTATTAAGTGAAGAGGCGGGAAAGTGGTTTGAAATGGATTGCGAAAGCCCGTATATGCTGCTTGTCGCAGATTTAAAAAAAGAAAAGCGCTCTGGCAATCCGCTGGAATTAGAAAAGGCAAATGGCTTTGATAAATTAAGGATAGAGCGCTCTATTGTTCAGGCGGTAACCCACGTAGATTATTCCGCGCGTGTTCAGACGGTGAAAAGAAGCGATAATCCGCTTTACTATGACACCATAAACGCGTTCTTCAAGAAAACCGGATGCCCGGTAATCATCAATACTTCTTTTAATGTGCGCGGTGAGCCGTTAGTGGAGAGCCCGCAGGATGCCTTCAGGTGTTTTATGCGCACAGAAATGGATTATTTGATCATCGGGCAGTATCTTTTGGATAAAAAAGAGCAAAAACAAATGCCTAAGGATACATCCTGGCAGAAGGAATTTGAACTGGATTAA
- a CDS encoding O-antigen ligase family protein produces the protein MGDILFNKIQNNGVKLMDLAKKTAFFMVYYSIIAIPFFMAINQAPTNVFMGILLSGFLLKKLLDRESFFPRLSINLPLAIFFLLTCVSILHSVSIKDTLRGGILRLLEYILVLYAVYYSVQDKKHLSRIILSFCAGIILTCANEFWQVYSGKDFIRGTDVILNIGLLRATSSFGDANTLGIYLSALVPAVLGGAFFYHKGLKRVSLVIVSILGVLGIALTYSRPTLLAIYVVLWFFAIARKNKKLIIFLAVFTVLAPLMLPLSVKKWAKEVDYNPLRFMCNDDRVTIYKRSIEMIKDHPVIGFGANTYMKDYKGYKYTVPAYRGVETIDYIYAHNNFLHMAVEVGLAGLAVFLWFIFAVFKEAKSTFSCLKDDYLKVICLSLTACVIAFLVNGLTESSLYYARVALIFWYLCGLLLSLRRISCA, from the coding sequence GTGGGCGATATTTTATTTAATAAAATACAGAATAACGGGGTGAAGCTTATGGACTTGGCAAAGAAAACAGCTTTTTTTATGGTGTATTATTCAATTATCGCTATTCCGTTTTTTATGGCGATAAACCAGGCTCCCACGAATGTGTTTATGGGCATTTTATTATCGGGTTTTTTGCTGAAAAAACTTCTTGATCGGGAAAGTTTTTTCCCGAGGCTTTCGATAAACTTGCCGCTTGCGATTTTCTTCCTGCTAACCTGTGTATCCATATTGCATTCAGTAAGCATTAAAGATACTTTAAGAGGCGGCATCCTGCGGCTTTTAGAATATATTTTAGTTTTATACGCCGTTTATTATTCCGTCCAGGATAAGAAACACTTAAGCCGCATAATTTTATCGTTTTGCGCCGGGATAATTTTGACATGCGCTAATGAGTTTTGGCAGGTTTATTCGGGAAAAGATTTTATTAGGGGCACTGATGTTATACTTAATATCGGGCTTTTGCGCGCGACTTCATCTTTTGGCGACGCGAATACGCTGGGGATTTATCTGAGCGCGCTTGTCCCGGCTGTTTTAGGCGGGGCATTCTTCTATCATAAAGGCCTAAAGAGGGTTTCTTTGGTTATAGTTTCGATTCTAGGCGTCTTAGGCATTGCTTTAACATACTCAAGGCCGACGCTGTTAGCCATATATGTTGTTTTATGGTTTTTTGCTATCGCGAGAAAAAATAAAAAACTTATTATTTTCTTAGCTGTATTTACCGTATTGGCGCCGTTAATGTTACCGCTTTCAGTTAAGAAGTGGGCCAAAGAAGTTGATTACAATCCCTTAAGATTCATGTGCAATGATGATAGGGTCACTATATATAAGCGCTCTATAGAAATGATAAAAGACCATCCGGTTATTGGTTTTGGCGCCAATACATATATGAAAGATTATAAGGGCTATAAATATACTGTACCGGCATACAGAGGGGTTGAGACCATAGATTATATTTACGCGCATAACAATTTTCTGCATATGGCTGTTGAGGTGGGGTTGGCGGGGTTGGCGGTTTTTCTCTGGTTTATATTCGCTGTTTTTAAAGAGGCAAAATCAACTTTTTCTTGCCTCAAAGATGATTACCTGAAAGTTATTTGTTTGTCATTGACCGCATGCGTCATCGCGTTTCTTGTGAATGGCTTGACTGAAAGCAGCCTTTATTATGCCCGTGTAGCGCTTATCTTTTGGTATTTGTGCGGGCTTCTTTTAAGTTTAAGAAGGATTTCTTGTGCCTAA